The proteins below come from a single Spirochaetota bacterium genomic window:
- a CDS encoding adenylosuccinate lyase, protein MIDRYSRKEISRIWDLENKFRIWLDIEIAVCEVQASDGIVPREDLERIKESASFDVVRILEIEDQVHHDVIAFLTAVGEKVGPSSRFIHYGLTSSDIVDTALSIQLKQSGEILLSGIDRLIEILKKMALKYKDTPCMGRSHGVHAEPTTFGVKMCLYYDEFKRNRERIRNAIEAVSFGKFSGAVGTFSNISPDIEQRVCVKLGLKPDTISTQVIQRDRHAEYMSALAICAGTLDKLATEIRHLQRTEVREVEEPFQKGQKGSSAMPHKRNPILCERVTGISRVIKANMNVALDDMTLWHERDISHSSAERIIFPDSTIALDYLIHRMIFVIENLHVYPENMMDNINRTGGLFYSQSLLLALVEKGMSREDAYKSVQDMAMRVWAREGSLRELCSKDPVVSKTLTAGQLDKIFDLRRYLINIDFIYKKIGLL, encoded by the coding sequence ATGATTGACCGCTATTCAAGAAAAGAGATATCCCGCATATGGGACCTTGAGAACAAATTCAGGATTTGGCTGGACATCGAAATTGCGGTATGCGAAGTACAGGCCAGTGACGGTATCGTTCCCCGGGAAGACCTTGAAAGGATTAAGGAATCAGCGTCCTTCGACGTTGTCCGCATCCTTGAGATAGAGGACCAGGTACACCATGACGTCATAGCCTTCCTCACCGCGGTCGGCGAGAAGGTCGGCCCATCCAGCCGTTTTATACACTATGGACTCACCTCGAGCGACATAGTCGATACGGCACTTTCCATTCAACTCAAGCAGTCCGGCGAGATACTGCTGTCCGGCATTGATCGACTCATTGAAATATTGAAAAAAATGGCGCTCAAATACAAGGACACTCCCTGCATGGGACGGTCCCACGGCGTCCATGCCGAGCCGACGACGTTCGGCGTTAAAATGTGCCTCTACTATGATGAGTTCAAGCGGAACAGGGAGAGGATACGCAATGCCATTGAGGCGGTTTCGTTCGGTAAATTCTCCGGGGCGGTGGGAACCTTCAGCAATATTTCACCGGATATCGAACAGAGGGTCTGCGTTAAACTGGGCCTCAAGCCCGATACCATATCGACGCAGGTCATCCAGAGGGACCGTCATGCCGAATACATGTCGGCTCTGGCCATCTGCGCCGGAACCCTTGATAAGCTCGCCACGGAAATACGCCACCTCCAGCGCACGGAGGTGCGTGAAGTCGAGGAGCCGTTTCAGAAAGGTCAGAAAGGGTCGTCGGCCATGCCTCACAAGCGTAATCCGATCCTGTGCGAAAGGGTTACCGGCATTTCACGGGTTATAAAGGCGAACATGAACGTCGCCCTTGACGACATGACGCTATGGCACGAACGGGACATTTCTCATTCCTCGGCGGAGCGCATCATATTCCCCGATTCCACCATCGCCCTTGATTATCTGATACACAGGATGATATTCGTGATTGAAAACCTTCATGTGTATCCCGAAAACATGATGGACAATATCAACAGAACCGGCGGCCTCTTCTATTCCCAAAGCCTTCTCCTCGCGCTGGTGGAAAAGGGGATGTCCAGGGAGGATGCCTATAAGTCCGTGCAGGACATGGCGATGAGAGTGTGGGCCCGGGAAGGGAGTCTCCGCGAGCTCTGCTCAAAAGACCCGGTTGTGTCTAAAACCCTTACGGCCGGGCAACTGGACAAGATCTTCGACCTCCGGCGGTATTTGATAAATATAGATTTTATTTATAAGAAGATCGGATTGCTGTGA
- a CDS encoding SPASM domain-containing protein, with protein MCPRTKNMTRKIGFMDYSLYKKTIDEMHGCNPAGNGAETLWLHHFGESLLHPEFDKCIAYAEERHIRTGLSINPIMLTDEVAARLIAARPQVLYISLDGHDDESFHAIRGMKHAYETSKGRLMKFLNKKVTGKTPMTVVLSMVDFNLNHESIERTGKYWESVQGIDSFLPKSFTTWDGSAADINVFSRNDQSRSFDRRAVQCRWPFERMTVTWDGDVVPCCFDYDKKYVLGSLRSSTLAEIWKAEPIVRLRNEFMTNNVVNSLCKNCQRLYMPPHMVGL; from the coding sequence ATGTGCCCAAGGACAAAGAACATGACACGCAAAATCGGCTTCATGGATTATTCTCTCTATAAAAAGACAATTGATGAGATGCATGGATGCAATCCCGCGGGGAACGGCGCTGAAACATTATGGCTCCATCATTTCGGTGAAAGCCTGCTGCACCCTGAGTTCGATAAATGCATTGCCTATGCCGAGGAACGGCATATCCGAACGGGACTGTCGATCAATCCGATCATGCTGACCGACGAGGTGGCAGCCAGATTGATAGCGGCGCGGCCTCAGGTGCTGTACATTTCTCTGGACGGCCATGATGATGAATCGTTCCATGCCATCCGCGGCATGAAGCACGCATACGAGACATCGAAAGGACGTCTCATGAAATTCTTGAATAAAAAAGTTACAGGCAAAACGCCTATGACCGTTGTCCTCTCAATGGTTGATTTCAATTTGAACCATGAAAGCATCGAGCGCACCGGAAAGTACTGGGAATCGGTACAGGGCATTGATTCCTTCTTGCCGAAAAGTTTTACCACCTGGGACGGCAGCGCCGCGGATATCAACGTATTTTCGAGGAACGACCAGAGCCGATCCTTCGACAGACGCGCCGTACAGTGCCGCTGGCCCTTTGAGAGAATGACCGTAACCTGGGACGGCGACGTTGTACCCTGCTGCTTTGATTATGATAAAAAGTATGTCCTAGGCTCATTAAGATCATCAACCCTTGCGGAAATATGGAAGGCCGAACCCATCGTACGACTGAGAAACGAGTTCATGACCAATAACGTGGTGAATTCGTTGTGTAAAAACTGCCAGAGACTTTACATGCCTCCACATATGGTGGGGCTCTGA
- a CDS encoding Na/Pi cotransporter family protein: MNITVVTYIIGGIGLFILGMILMTEGMKSLAGDTLRRTLSRFTGGTVSSILSGACITAMLQSSHATIITTIGFVSSGLITFHQSLGIILGAHLGTTSTGWIVSLLGMKLKLGIVALPIVGFGAILRLLGKEKIAIAGMVMAGFGLIFFGIDVLQDGMKSLSAYIDLKDFAGTGLGNRFLLVGVGIVMTIIMQASSAAVATTMAALNTGAIDLAQGAALVIGQNIGTTITAAIAAMGATPSAKRTAIAHILFNVITGIVAFIILPFFISFIQYIIHTFGVMDNTITLAGFHSAFNLLGICIILPFLGFFSRFLTKIIPDRGPYLTRYLDNSIRNVPTVAVETVRRTIIDITIATIDVVRIMIENEKISPVVKSRLRDVGKALNETRRFLAQIRSLKGASSAYGSHLMAIMHALDHVDQLIIACWEFEKLSTMHNDHQLNHLALTLSEDVGPVLVMLEGLKKKESVVEMEKTSHYMKELREKQREEILARTAAGTIDADTAIRQIEAIRWLDRVTYRIFRALYYLGHYTENADSVDHSEYSDELSRNA, translated from the coding sequence ATGAATATTACGGTTGTGACATATATCATAGGCGGCATCGGTCTGTTCATACTCGGCATGATTCTCATGACCGAAGGGATGAAGTCCCTTGCCGGCGATACGTTGCGGAGGACTCTCAGCCGGTTTACCGGTGGCACCGTTTCGTCGATTTTATCCGGCGCCTGTATCACAGCGATGCTCCAATCTTCCCACGCGACGATTATCACGACCATAGGCTTCGTGAGTTCGGGCCTTATCACGTTTCATCAGTCTCTTGGCATCATACTGGGTGCGCACCTGGGCACAACCAGCACCGGATGGATCGTATCGCTCCTCGGCATGAAGCTGAAGCTTGGCATCGTGGCCCTTCCCATCGTCGGATTCGGGGCGATACTGCGCCTTCTCGGCAAAGAGAAAATCGCAATAGCCGGCATGGTGATGGCCGGTTTCGGCCTTATCTTCTTCGGCATCGATGTTCTCCAGGACGGCATGAAAAGTCTCTCCGCGTACATTGATCTGAAAGATTTTGCGGGTACCGGGCTGGGGAACAGATTCCTGCTCGTCGGAGTCGGCATCGTGATGACCATCATCATGCAGGCGTCAAGCGCCGCCGTTGCGACGACCATGGCAGCGCTCAACACCGGCGCCATCGACCTTGCCCAGGGTGCCGCGCTGGTGATCGGGCAGAATATTGGGACAACCATTACAGCCGCAATAGCCGCCATGGGCGCCACCCCCTCGGCCAAGAGAACGGCCATTGCCCACATTCTTTTCAACGTCATTACCGGTATAGTTGCGTTCATCATCCTGCCGTTTTTCATATCGTTCATTCAGTACATAATCCATACTTTCGGCGTCATGGACAACACGATCACCCTCGCCGGTTTCCACAGCGCCTTCAATCTTCTTGGCATATGCATCATACTTCCGTTCCTCGGATTTTTTTCAAGGTTTCTGACAAAGATCATACCTGACCGGGGCCCGTATCTTACGCGTTACCTCGACAACTCCATCCGTAACGTGCCCACCGTTGCCGTTGAAACAGTACGGCGCACCATCATAGATATCACCATTGCCACAATCGATGTCGTGCGGATCATGATCGAGAACGAGAAAATATCACCCGTGGTTAAAAGCAGGCTCCGGGATGTGGGAAAGGCCCTGAACGAGACACGCCGGTTCCTTGCCCAGATCCGTTCCCTCAAGGGCGCGTCCTCCGCGTATGGTTCCCATCTCATGGCCATCATGCACGCCCTAGATCACGTGGATCAGCTCATTATCGCCTGCTGGGAATTCGAAAAGCTCTCCACCATGCACAACGATCACCAGCTCAATCACCTGGCGCTGACTCTCTCCGAAGACGTCGGCCCGGTGCTTGTCATGCTGGAGGGATTAAAAAAAAAGGAATCCGTCGTTGAGATGGAAAAAACATCGCACTACATGAAAGAGCTCAGGGAGAAGCAGCGTGAGGAAATACTGGCACGCACCGCCGCGGGGACCATCGACGCCGACACCGCCATACGCCAGATCGAGGCGATCCGCTGGCTGGACCGGGTTACCTATCGCATTTTTCGCGCACTCTATTATCTCGGCCATTATACCGAAAACGCCGATTCCGTCGATCATTCCGAGTATTCGGATGAACTGTCCCGGAATGCATAG
- a CDS encoding TetR/AcrR family transcriptional regulator, which produces MTKTARDSKTIDKIKETILNHAIDIINNEGFQRMTMRKIASKNNMSATNLYNYFSNKDEIYINILIRGFRLLYDNLKSAYDSQNDPVERGKSFVKAYLTFGIQNYNYYEIMFSPALPKYNDYIGTPLESLAAVEMDYSQKIIDLSVFAIVEVLGKKKAIDPAETERRMIEIWSMLHGMISLYNSRMIDYVIKKPVDTYENIVDDLLSYIKS; this is translated from the coding sequence ATGACAAAGACGGCACGTGACAGTAAAACCATTGATAAGATAAAGGAAACGATACTCAACCATGCCATTGATATTATCAATAACGAAGGCTTCCAGCGGATGACGATGAGAAAAATCGCCTCAAAGAACAACATGTCCGCAACGAACCTCTATAACTATTTTTCCAATAAAGATGAAATATACATCAATATTCTGATCAGGGGATTCAGGCTCCTGTATGACAATTTGAAATCCGCATATGATTCCCAGAATGATCCGGTCGAACGTGGTAAAAGCTTTGTGAAGGCGTATCTTACTTTCGGCATACAGAACTATAATTATTACGAGATCATGTTTTCGCCCGCCTTGCCGAAATACAACGATTACATAGGAACGCCGCTTGAGAGCTTAGCCGCCGTTGAGATGGATTATTCACAAAAAATTATTGACCTCTCAGTCTTTGCTATTGTTGAGGTTTTAGGAAAGAAAAAAGCCATCGATCCTGCCGAAACGGAACGCCGTATGATCGAAATATGGAGCATGCTCCATGGCATGATTTCTTTATATAACAGCCGGATGATCGATTATGTTATTAAAAAACCGGTGGACACCTATGAAAATATCGTGGATGATCTTCTAAGTTATATAAAATCTTAA
- a CDS encoding saccharopine dehydrogenase NADP-binding domain-containing protein, with amino-acid sequence MAKVIVLGGAGAVGSVAVRTLARHNEFSDVVIGDFNISRAELLRSKIGSPKISCTPFDAHDSTSIHKAIEGCDVICNCVGPFYSTVIPILTASIEKRIPYVDVCDDVDVTLDIFKLDGAAKSAGVTALIGMGNSPGVTNIIAKLAATDLLDETDSIDIFHAHGGEKVEGEGVIAHRFHCMSIDIPMYLEGELKYVKYFEKDGISLRETFEFPVLGRVPLYPYPHPEQVTIPNYIKTKRVTNKGSVIPDAYYDLTRDLCGLGLGSKVPLTVNGREVIPYDFAVAYILRERERILRELNFGSQRGCCSVVVKGSKNGESKEYRFHMASRSQALGEGTGIPAAMGAILMRRGKVEGKGVMPPEACVNPKDLLALMPEVMDLDKNKEGGESFGGFIIESVDKNGKVTKINL; translated from the coding sequence ATGGCAAAAGTTATCGTTCTCGGTGGCGCCGGCGCTGTCGGTTCAGTGGCTGTCAGGACACTGGCACGGCATAATGAATTTTCCGATGTTGTCATCGGAGATTTCAATATAAGCAGAGCTGAATTGCTGCGGTCAAAGATAGGCTCTCCTAAAATTTCCTGTACCCCTTTCGACGCCCATGATTCGACAAGCATTCACAAAGCCATTGAAGGATGCGATGTCATTTGCAACTGCGTCGGCCCCTTTTATAGTACCGTAATACCGATCCTCACAGCCTCAATTGAAAAAAGGATACCCTATGTCGACGTCTGCGACGATGTGGATGTGACCCTTGATATATTCAAGCTTGACGGCGCGGCCAAGTCAGCCGGTGTCACAGCACTGATCGGGATGGGAAATTCTCCCGGCGTTACCAATATCATAGCCAAGCTTGCCGCTACCGACCTTCTTGATGAAACTGATTCCATAGACATTTTCCACGCCCATGGAGGCGAAAAGGTCGAAGGGGAAGGGGTCATCGCCCATCGGTTTCATTGCATGTCCATCGATATTCCAATGTACCTCGAAGGAGAATTGAAGTATGTGAAATATTTTGAAAAGGACGGTATATCCCTCAGGGAGACCTTTGAATTCCCGGTCCTCGGCAGGGTACCCCTCTATCCCTATCCGCACCCTGAGCAGGTCACCATCCCCAACTATATTAAAACAAAACGGGTGACCAACAAGGGGTCTGTAATTCCTGACGCATATTATGATCTCACCCGCGATCTCTGCGGCCTCGGTCTCGGCAGCAAGGTCCCGCTGACGGTCAACGGCCGAGAGGTGATCCCATACGATTTCGCCGTGGCCTACATACTCCGGGAGCGGGAACGGATACTCAGGGAGCTCAATTTCGGCTCCCAGCGTGGTTGCTGTTCCGTCGTTGTGAAAGGCAGTAAAAACGGCGAATCCAAGGAATACCGGTTCCACATGGCGTCGAGGAGCCAGGCCCTCGGCGAAGGCACCGGCATTCCGGCCGCAATGGGCGCGATCCTGATGCGCCGCGGCAAGGTTGAAGGGAAGGGTGTCATGCCGCCTGAAGCCTGCGTCAATCCTAAAGACCTTCTGGCGCTGATGCCTGAGGTAATGGACCTTGACAAAAACAAGGAAGGCGGTGAATCGTTCGGAGGTTTCATTATTGAAAGCGTTGATAAAAATGGGAAAGTAACAAAAATAAACCTGTAA
- a CDS encoding FGGY-family carbohydrate kinase has protein sequence MNRFILAVDHGTSGCKVALSTIHGKIIDFESHPTKVFFLPGGGAEQDPEEWWTAFLTSAKRLLRRHRSKAKKIDAICVSSTFSSTVAVGRNGMHLMNSIIWMDSRGAGYIRKAASGFPTIQGYGLSKVLKWISITGGGPSLSGKDDIAHLLLIKNIFPDVYDKTCKFLGSKDYFNLRLTGECVATNDSIMLFWLTDIRDINNITYSKSLIQSYGIDGEKLPPLAKSIDVIGKLLPNVASELGLRGDVLVIGGSPDHQSALVGSGAVRDYEGHLYIGTSSWVECPVPFKKTDMFHSIASLPSAIPGRYQCINEQDIAGGALSFLLNNIIFHKSDFYEAKPQKNPYERIDRTVKKVPAGSNGIIFTPWLNGERTPIDSTTLRGMLYNISITNNTDDIVRSVLEGVAFNTKWSLKYVEKFIGRTMDTINIIGGGAQSLEWCRIFANVLRRNIRRVKDPIQANARGAAYIASVALGHIGFNDIPQLIEYDSCIEPQEKQADLYDDIFNEFVNIYKKNRGILERLNRGDKSPVQPV, from the coding sequence ATGAACAGGTTCATCCTTGCCGTTGATCATGGCACGTCAGGGTGCAAGGTGGCTTTATCGACTATCCATGGAAAGATAATAGATTTCGAAAGCCATCCGACGAAGGTTTTCTTTTTGCCGGGCGGCGGCGCCGAGCAGGACCCTGAAGAATGGTGGACGGCATTTTTGACTTCTGCAAAAAGGCTTCTAAGACGCCACAGAAGCAAGGCTAAAAAAATCGACGCCATATGCGTTTCCAGCACATTTTCCAGCACCGTAGCCGTCGGACGCAACGGAATGCATCTTATGAATTCCATCATCTGGATGGATTCACGCGGAGCCGGTTACATTCGAAAAGCAGCTAGCGGATTCCCCACCATACAGGGCTACGGCCTTTCCAAGGTCCTTAAATGGATCAGTATCACCGGCGGCGGTCCGTCCCTGTCCGGCAAGGATGATATCGCCCACCTGCTGCTTATAAAGAATATCTTTCCGGATGTGTATGATAAAACCTGCAAATTCCTGGGGAGCAAAGATTACTTCAACCTTCGGCTTACGGGAGAATGCGTCGCCACCAATGATTCGATCATGCTCTTCTGGCTTACCGACATCCGTGACATCAATAACATCACCTACTCGAAATCATTGATACAGTCTTATGGTATTGACGGCGAAAAACTTCCTCCGCTGGCGAAATCAATTGATGTGATCGGGAAACTGCTTCCCAATGTCGCAAGCGAGCTGGGGTTGCGCGGGGACGTGCTCGTTATAGGCGGCTCCCCTGACCATCAGTCAGCCCTGGTCGGTTCGGGGGCCGTGAGGGATTATGAAGGTCACCTGTACATCGGCACTTCATCATGGGTCGAGTGCCCCGTTCCCTTCAAGAAAACCGATATGTTTCACAGCATAGCGTCCCTGCCATCGGCAATACCGGGCCGTTACCAGTGCATAAACGAGCAGGATATCGCTGGAGGGGCCCTTTCCTTCTTGCTGAACAATATCATTTTTCACAAAAGCGATTTTTACGAAGCTAAACCGCAGAAAAATCCGTACGAGCGCATTGACCGAACCGTTAAAAAAGTCCCTGCCGGCAGCAACGGCATAATATTCACGCCATGGTTGAACGGCGAGAGGACGCCCATTGACAGCACGACACTGCGCGGGATGCTCTACAATATTTCCATTACGAATAATACCGATGATATAGTGCGATCAGTCCTCGAAGGCGTCGCATTCAATACGAAGTGGAGCCTCAAGTATGTTGAAAAATTCATCGGCCGCACAATGGATACCATTAACATCATAGGTGGCGGGGCTCAATCACTTGAATGGTGCCGCATTTTCGCCAATGTGCTTAGAAGGAACATCCGCAGGGTGAAGGATCCCATTCAGGCTAATGCGCGGGGAGCCGCCTACATTGCCTCGGTCGCCCTTGGTCATATCGGCTTCAATGATATCCCTCAATTGATCGAATATGATTCGTGCATCGAGCCTCAGGAAAAACAGGCCGATCTTTATGATGACATTTTCAATGAATTTGTAAACATATATAAAAAGAACAGGGGGATTCTTGAGCGTCTCAACAGGGGCGATAAATCACCGGTTCAGCCTGTCTGA
- the recO gene encoding DNA repair protein RecO, which produces MEILKTTGIALSSQALGEADIICNFYTRDCGKRRFLFKGLKKSKKRSLAATEPGSMSTLVYYQRDDRDYCIVNEITVEKYYTAITADLNKIWHLYFLLESVDKTSGFDMGDESIFKLLSAGIEVLSKTEFPAHLSAFMILHLLQLHGILSDLDFCKLCGTKQFSTFAMDVTDLRPVCGACLGAASSGHWRGSTVLPGAMREYMVLCMSQKFNAIDHGRFSEKDLLDLLFAISLFMEHYFHMEIKSKSFIFSDRLNR; this is translated from the coding sequence ATGGAAATCTTAAAGACAACTGGCATCGCCCTTTCATCCCAGGCATTAGGAGAGGCGGATATCATATGCAATTTTTACACGAGGGATTGCGGAAAACGCAGGTTCCTTTTCAAAGGGCTGAAAAAAAGCAAGAAAAGGTCCCTGGCGGCGACCGAACCCGGCTCGATGTCGACGCTCGTTTACTATCAACGCGATGATCGTGATTATTGTATCGTCAACGAGATCACGGTCGAAAAATATTACACAGCCATCACCGCCGACCTCAACAAGATATGGCACTTGTATTTTTTGCTGGAATCCGTCGATAAAACCAGCGGCTTTGACATGGGTGATGAATCGATATTCAAGCTCCTGTCGGCCGGTATTGAAGTTTTATCAAAAACAGAATTTCCAGCACATCTTTCCGCTTTCATGATCCTGCATCTGTTACAATTACACGGGATACTATCAGACCTTGACTTCTGCAAGCTGTGCGGCACAAAACAATTTTCGACATTCGCCATGGATGTGACAGACCTCAGGCCCGTCTGCGGCGCCTGCCTCGGTGCCGCTTCGTCAGGACACTGGCGGGGAAGCACGGTGCTCCCAGGAGCAATGCGAGAATACATGGTCCTCTGCATGTCGCAGAAATTCAACGCCATCGATCATGGCCGATTCAGCGAAAAAGATTTGCTGGACCTGCTTTTTGCGATTTCTCTTTTCATGGAGCATTATTTTCACATGGAGATCAAATCCAAGTCATTCATATTTTCAGACAGGCTGAACCGGTGA
- a CDS encoding HlyC/CorC family transporter, translating into MIRGVIKLPVLNARDIMIPRVDVFAIDSETDLKPLVKTMCKAGHSRVPVYKETIDNIVGILYVKDLLKLLIETSKKKFQLKKILHEPYFVPETMTLDELLVEFKLRKLHIAVVVDEYGGFSGIVTLEDILEEIVGEINDEYDTVDLPEIEKKGKNTYEVDSRMPVAEFNEQLGLNISQDGFDTVGGYVFDLFGKIPEKGESIKDGDIQFTIKDITGTIINRITVTISKSK; encoded by the coding sequence ATGATCCGCGGGGTAATCAAACTCCCCGTACTGAACGCCCGTGATATCATGATCCCCCGCGTAGATGTTTTCGCAATCGATTCTGAAACGGACCTGAAGCCGCTGGTGAAAACGATGTGTAAGGCCGGCCATTCACGCGTGCCCGTGTACAAGGAGACGATCGACAACATCGTCGGCATACTCTACGTGAAGGATCTCCTGAAACTCCTTATCGAAACATCAAAAAAGAAATTCCAGCTCAAGAAAATACTGCACGAGCCATATTTTGTTCCCGAGACGATGACCCTCGATGAACTGCTGGTGGAATTCAAGCTTCGCAAGCTCCATATTGCCGTCGTCGTCGATGAATATGGCGGCTTCAGCGGCATCGTAACCCTCGAAGATATACTGGAAGAAATCGTCGGCGAGATCAACGATGAATATGACACGGTGGACCTCCCCGAAATCGAAAAGAAGGGAAAGAACACCTACGAGGTCGATTCCCGCATGCCCGTAGCTGAATTCAACGAGCAGCTGGGATTAAACATATCGCAGGACGGCTTCGACACCGTGGGCGGATACGTTTTTGATCTTTTTGGAAAAATTCCAGAAAAAGGCGAATCCATCAAGGACGGTGACATCCAGTTCACCATAAAAGACATCACCGGGACGATCATAAACCGCATCACCGTGACCATCTCAAAATCCAAATAG
- a CDS encoding methyltransferase domain-containing protein gives MEKPSLKWNAALYQGSSSLQYDLGIKAIEMLNPGSQETIMDLGCGNGLLTIELASRVPRGHVTGIEASLEMIEIAKDNVAQRGISNITLVNRDALKIDFNEEFDALFSNSAIHWIHDLKEMYRLIFRSLKPGGRIMVQTSLKEPNTLYETIFAILQVERYRSYYKNMTWPWKFLTREENRELLSGTGFICIEVERYEHNYVFKNINELSGYLESAPMVPFISRLPEEEHQGFKELFVATYLDKNNAKADAISARAFISARKP, from the coding sequence ATGGAAAAACCTTCATTAAAATGGAATGCTGCACTTTATCAGGGAAGCTCCTCTCTTCAATATGATCTTGGCATTAAAGCCATAGAAATGTTGAATCCCGGGTCTCAGGAAACTATAATGGACCTGGGGTGCGGTAACGGCCTTCTAACCATTGAGCTTGCATCGAGAGTACCTCGGGGACACGTGACCGGCATCGAGGCATCCTTGGAAATGATAGAAATTGCGAAGGATAACGTCGCTCAACGCGGGATTTCCAATATAACTCTTGTCAACAGAGACGCACTCAAGATCGATTTCAATGAAGAATTCGACGCATTGTTTTCGAATTCGGCCATTCACTGGATCCACGACCTCAAAGAAATGTACCGATTGATATTCAGGTCTTTGAAACCGGGAGGGCGAATCATGGTCCAGACAAGCCTTAAGGAGCCCAATACCTTGTATGAAACAATCTTCGCAATACTGCAGGTGGAGCGGTACCGGTCCTATTATAAGAACATGACATGGCCATGGAAATTTCTTACCCGGGAAGAGAACAGAGAGCTTCTCAGCGGCACAGGTTTTATCTGCATCGAGGTTGAGCGGTATGAACACAATTATGTGTTTAAGAATATCAATGAATTGTCCGGATACCTAGAATCTGCCCCCATGGTGCCTTTTATATCACGTTTGCCGGAAGAGGAACATCAGGGTTTCAAGGAATTGTTCGTCGCAACATACCTTGATAAGAACAACGCGAAGGCTGATGCAATTTCGGCCCGGGCGTTTATTTCCGCGCGGAAGCCGTAG